One part of the Raphanus sativus cultivar WK10039 chromosome 7, ASM80110v3, whole genome shotgun sequence genome encodes these proteins:
- the LOC108814796 gene encoding protein FAR1-RELATED SEQUENCE 5 isoform X1, with protein MDFRIDNGDTDAAGMMMGIHNEMGESSGQAMIEQDDENHNEIGEHSGQAMPLEQDEKVDLDSIPLEVADMADEPFVGQEFESESAAHGFYNAYATKVGFVIRVSKLSRSRHDGSPIGRQLVCNKEGYRLPNKRDKVIRQRAETRVGCRAMILIRKENSGKWVITKFAKEHNHPLMPGRVRRGCIYDQYPNEHDKIQELMQQLAAEKKRAATYKRHLEMLFEHIEQHNEGLTKRIQHIVDNVRDLEQRDHQQNQV; from the exons CTGGTCAAGCAATGATTGAGCAAGATGATGAAAACCATAATGAGATTGGTGAACACTCTGGTCAAGCAATGCCTCTTGAGCAAGATGAGAAGGTAGATCTGGACTCTATCCCTCTGGAAGTTGCAGATATGGCGGATGAGCCTTTTGTTGGACAGGAGTTTGAATCTGAATCAGCTGCACACGGGTTTTATAATGCTTACGCTACAAAAGTAGGGTTCGTTATTCGTGTCAGCAAACTGTCACGGTCAAGGCATGATGGGTCTCCCATAGGAAGGCAGCTTGTTTGTAACAAGGAAGGGTACAGGTTGCCTAACAAGCGTGACAAGGTTATTAGACAAAGAGCGGAAACAAGGGTTGGGTGTAGAGCAATGATTTtgattagaaaagaaaattctgGTAAATGGGTTATCACCAAGTTTGCCAAGGAGCATAATCATCCTTTGATGCCTGGAAGGGTTCGAAGAGGTTGCATCTATGATCAATATCCG AACGAGCACGACAAAATCCAGGAGCTGATGCAGCAGCTAGCTGCAGAGAAAAAGAGAGCTGCTACGTACAAGAGGCATCTGGAGATGCTGTTTGAACATATCGAACAGCACAATGAAGGCCTTACTAAAAGAATCCAACACATAGTAGACAATGTGAGGGATCTGGAACAGAGAGATCATCAACAGAACCAAGTATAG
- the LOC108814796 gene encoding protein FAR1-RELATED SEQUENCE 5 isoform X2 produces MMMGIHNEMGESSGQAMIEQDDENHNEIGEHSGQAMPLEQDEKVDLDSIPLEVADMADEPFVGQEFESESAAHGFYNAYATKVGFVIRVSKLSRSRHDGSPIGRQLVCNKEGYRLPNKRDKVIRQRAETRVGCRAMILIRKENSGKWVITKFAKEHNHPLMPGRVRRGCIYDQYPNEHDKIQELMQQLAAEKKRAATYKRHLEMLFEHIEQHNEGLTKRIQHIVDNVRDLEQRDHQQNQV; encoded by the exons CTGGTCAAGCAATGATTGAGCAAGATGATGAAAACCATAATGAGATTGGTGAACACTCTGGTCAAGCAATGCCTCTTGAGCAAGATGAGAAGGTAGATCTGGACTCTATCCCTCTGGAAGTTGCAGATATGGCGGATGAGCCTTTTGTTGGACAGGAGTTTGAATCTGAATCAGCTGCACACGGGTTTTATAATGCTTACGCTACAAAAGTAGGGTTCGTTATTCGTGTCAGCAAACTGTCACGGTCAAGGCATGATGGGTCTCCCATAGGAAGGCAGCTTGTTTGTAACAAGGAAGGGTACAGGTTGCCTAACAAGCGTGACAAGGTTATTAGACAAAGAGCGGAAACAAGGGTTGGGTGTAGAGCAATGATTTtgattagaaaagaaaattctgGTAAATGGGTTATCACCAAGTTTGCCAAGGAGCATAATCATCCTTTGATGCCTGGAAGGGTTCGAAGAGGTTGCATCTATGATCAATATCCG AACGAGCACGACAAAATCCAGGAGCTGATGCAGCAGCTAGCTGCAGAGAAAAAGAGAGCTGCTACGTACAAGAGGCATCTGGAGATGCTGTTTGAACATATCGAACAGCACAATGAAGGCCTTACTAAAAGAATCCAACACATAGTAGACAATGTGAGGGATCTGGAACAGAGAGATCATCAACAGAACCAAGTATAG
- the LOC108814797 gene encoding calmodulin-like protein 4 — protein MVRVFLLYNLINSFLLCLIPKKLRVLFPPSWYMDDNIPPPLSEPEPESREARTDPVDLKRVFQMFDKNGDGRITKEELNDSLENLGIFMPDKDLIQMIKNIDANGDGCVDIQEFESLYGSIVQEKEEEDMRDAFNVFDQDGDGFISVEELKSVMSSLGLKQVKTLECCKEMIMQVDEDGDGRVNYKEFLQMMKTGGVSNTSSSS, from the coding sequence ATGGTGAGAGTCTTTCTTCTCTACAACCTCATTAACTCATTTCTTCTCTGTTTGATTCCCAAGAAGCTTAGAGTTCTCTTCCCTCCTTCTTGGTACATGGACGACAACATCCCACCACCACTTTCAGAGCCAGAACCGGAATCTCGTGAGGCAAGAACAGACCCGGTGGATCTGAAACGAGTGTTTCAGATGTTCGACAAGAACGGAGACGGCCGCATCACAAAGGAAGAGCTAAATGATTCTCTAGAGAACCTAGGGATCTTCATGCCAGACAAAGATCTGATCCAAATGATCAAGAACATTGATGCAAATGGAGATGGTTGTGTAGACATACAGGAGTTTGAATCTCTTTACGGTTCTATTGTTCAAGAAAAAGAGGAAGAGGATATGAGAGATGCGTTCAATGTGTTTGATCAAGACGGCGATGGGTTTATTAGCGTTGAGGAGTTAAAGTCTGTGATGTCTTCCTTGGGACTCAAGCAAGTTAAAACACTAGAGTGTTGTAAAGAGATGATTATGCAAGtggatgaagatggagatggtAGAGTCAATTACAAGGAGTTTCTTCAGATGATGAAAACTGGTGGAGTTAGCAATACATCATCATCAAGTTAA
- the LOC108816401 gene encoding protein yippee-like At3g55890, translated as MGRVFIVDLEGEVYSCIHCKTHLTKDQDIMSKSFKSRGGQAYLFSAVVNVSTGNKEDRMMITGLHTVTDIFCVGCGLNVGWKYVTAHDVSQKYKEGKSVLELYKIVGPHDSNDLVCQQVSQLIIQ; from the exons ATGGGAAGGGTTTTTATCGTTGATCTGGAAGGAGAAGTCTATAGTTGCATACACTGTAAGACCCATCTTACTAAAGATCAAGACATCATGTCCAAg TCTTTCAAAAGCAGGGGTGGACAAGCTTATCTCTTCAGTGCAGT TGTAAACGTTTCAACTGGAAATAAAGAAGACAGAATGATGATAACGGGACTTCATACGGTAACTGACATCTTCTGTGTTGGTTGTGGATTAAACGTTGGCTGGAAATAC GTGACTGCCCATGATGTGAGCCAGAAGTACAAGGAAGGAAAATCTGTTCTTGAATT GTATAAGATTGTGGGTCCTCATGATAGCAACGACTTGGTTTGTCAACAAGTTTCTCAGCTTATAATTCAATAA
- the LOC108818490 gene encoding tetrapyrrole-binding protein, chloroplastic — MATTNSLHHHHSSYQHNRHNFHYQSHFTPTSLSLKQPTSTATFSSLICSSSSSSSSAVVTSATTTNASDITTETTTEFDVLATHLINQDFKKADEETRRLLIQIAGEAAIKRGYVFFSEVKSISVEDLQAIDNLWTKHSDGRFGYSVQRKIWLKVKKDFTRFFIKVEWMKLLDTEVVQYNYRAFPDEFKWELNDETPLGHLPLTNALRGTQLLKCVLSHPAFEIAGDDDNEGGEEAENRGGGKAQTKDTRVFKTDYSF, encoded by the coding sequence ATGGCGACCACAAACTCTCTCCATCACCACCACTCTTCTTACCAACACAACCGCCACAACTTCCATTACCAATCTCACTTCACACCAACTTCTCTCTCCCTCAAACAACCCACTTCCACCGCCACATTCTCATCACTCATctgctcttcttcctcctcctcctcctcggcCGTCGTCACCTCTGCTACCACCACAAACGCTTCCGACATAACCACCGAAACCACAACCGAGTTCGATGTCCTAGCGACCCATCTGATCAACCAAGATTTCAAGAAAGCAGACGAAGAAACTAGGAGACTTCTCATTCAGATAGCAGGAGAAGCAGCCATTAAACGCGGCTATGTTTTCTTCTCTGAGGTGAAGTCCATCTCCGTTGAAGATCTTCAGGCTATCGACAACCTCTGGACAAAACACAGCGATGGGAGGTTCGGATACAGTGTGCAACGCAAAATATGGTTAAAAGTCAAGAAAGACTTCACAAGATTCTTCATTAAAGTCGAGTGGATGAAGCTTCTTGATACAGAGGTGGTCCAGTATAACTACAGAGCTTTCCCTGATGAGTTCAAATGGGAGCTTAATGATGAAACGCCCTTAGGACACTTACCGCTAACAAACGCGTTGAGAGGAACGCAGCTTCTGAAATGCGTTTTGAGCCATCCTGCGTTTGAGATTGCtggtgatgatgataatgaaggaggagaagaagctgaGAACAGAGGTGGTGGTAAAGCACAGACAAAAGACACAAGAGTGTTTAAAACTGATTACAGCTTCTGA
- the LOC108818489 gene encoding uncharacterized protein LOC108818489 translates to MSTSGFRLFLGLLQLVGFFLLPLRTSAIRKDIGFLEERICRTTVQGRYLISDDEGNVCDALSLDSRTRCCPLKGERFSCLGCNILSQCCSSYEFCVSCCLNPTRTLLEKVVKVKVAKPATAGTYKTLFDFCAGRCRHSSESVVHENAYHSKFHHCFSLTSNASGANLTQVETRLLGIDVIVGRQGDSCDAVCKARGQLCVMNKLSLLNQCDVMQRYMTCKGSCLASAGPDQPAEVADDAPRDLYPGACLYSRTQSMLSCDGSHQYTRRLCPCA, encoded by the exons ATGTCGACATCTGGGTTTAGATTGTTCCTCGGTCTTCTACAACTCGTGGGCTTCTTCTTACTTCCGTTGAGAACATCTGCGATTAG GAAGGACATCGGATTCTTAGAAGAGAGGATTTGCAGAACAACTGTTCAAGGAAGGTACTTGATCTCCGACGATGAAG GCAATGTGTGTGATGCTCTGTCTTTGGATTCTCGAACCCGTTGCTGCCCATTGAAAGGAGAAAGATTCTCTTGCCT GGGATGCAACATCCTTTCACAATGCTGCAGCTCTTATGAATTTTGCGTTTCTTGTTGCTTGAATCCAACTCGG ACGCTTCTTGAGAAGGTGGTTAAGGTAAAAGTTGCCAAGCCGGCTACAGCAG GGACATACAAGACTCTATTTGATTTTTGTGCCGGGAGATGTCGCCATAGTTCTGAGAGTGTG GTTCATGAAAATGCATACCACAGCAAGTTTCACCATTGTTTTTCTCTGACGTCAAATGCTTCAG GAGCTAACCTTACACAAGTTGAAACAAGACTTCTTGGCATTGACGTTATTGTCGGAAG GCAAGGAGATTCATGCGATGCTGTTTGCAAGGCACGTGGACAATTGTGTGTGATGAATAAACTCTCACTTCTAAACCAATGTGACGT TATGCAAAGATACATGACCTGCAAAGGATCCTGTTTAGCAAGTGCTGGGCCTGACCAACCTGCTGAAGTTGCTGATGATGCGCCCAGAGATTTG TATCCAGGCGCATGCTTGTATAGCCGGACACAATCAATGCTTTCTTGTGACGGTTCACACCAATACACCCGACGACTCTGCCCATGTGCCTAA
- the LOC108814125 gene encoding PTI1-like tyrosine-protein kinase 3 isoform X2 → MRRWLCCACHVEEPYHTTENEHHINPKHHNGHNKNLEVSVRPDALNVPPAIDVPALSLDELKEKTDNFGSKALIGEGSYGRAYYATLSDGRAVAVKKLDNSAEPESNFEFLTQVSRVSKLQHENFVQLFGYCVEGNLRVLAYEFATMGSLHDILHGRKGVQGAQPGPTLDWNQRVRIAVDAARGLEYLHEKVQPAVIHRDVRSSNVLLFEDFKAKIADFNLSNQSPDMAARLHSTRVLGTFGYHAPEYAMTGSLTQKSDVYSFGVVLLELLTGRKPVDHTMPRGQQSLVTWAAPRLSEDKVKQCVDPKLNGDYPPKAVAKLAAVAALCVQYESEFRPNMSIVVKALQPLLKSSRSSTAAATPSQET, encoded by the exons ATGCGTAGGTGGTTGTGCTGTGCTTGCCACGTCGAAGAGCCTTACCACACTACTGAAAACGAGCACCATATAAACCCTAAGCACCACAATG GGCACAATAAAAACCTAGAAGTTTCTGTGAGGCCTGATGCTTTAAACGTGCCTCCAGCTATTGACGTCCCTGCGTTGTCTTTGGATGAGCTGAAAGAAAAGACTGATAACTTTGGATCAAAGGCATTGATCGGTGAAGGATCATACGGAAGAGCCTACTACGCAACTTTGAGTGATGGCAGAGCTGTGGCTGTCAAGAAGCTTGATAACTCAGCTGAGCCTGAATCAAACTTCGAGTTCTTGACTCAAGTCTCTAGAGTTTCGAAGCTGCAGCATGAGAACTTTGTTCAGCTCTTTGGTTACTGCGTTGAAGGGAACCTCCGTGTTCTTGCGTACGAGTTTGCCACGATGGGGTCTTTACATGACATCTTACACGGGAGGAAAGGAGTCCAGGGAGCGCAGCCGGGTCCAACGCTTGATTGGAACCAACGGGTTAGAATAGCGGTTGATGCGGCTAGAGGACTTGAGTATTTACATGAGAAAGTTCAGCCTGCGGTTATACACAGGGATGTTAGGTCTAGCAATGTGCTTCTGTTTGAAGATTTCAAAGCCAAGATTGCTGATTTTAATCTGTCGAATCAGTCTCCTGATATGGCTGCTCGCCTTCATTCTACTAGAGTTTTGGGGACCTTTGGTTACCATGCGCCAGA GTATGCCATGACTGGTTCACTGACACAGAAGAGTGATGtgtatagttttggtgtagttcTTTTGGAGCTCTTGACTGGTAGAAAACCAGTTGATCATACTATGCCACGTGGTCAGCAAAGTCTTGTCACTTGG GCTGCACCAAGGCTGAGTGAAGACAAAGTGAAGCAATGCGTTGATCCAAAACTCAATGGAGATTATCCTCCTAAAGCAGTTGCAAAG CTCGCGGCTGTTGCAGCGTTGTGTGTGCAATACGAATCAGAGTTTAGGCCGAACATGAGCATTGTGGTAAAAGCTCTACAACCATTGTTGAAGTCATCAAGGTCATCAACAGCGGCTGCTACTCCATCCCAGGAAACTTGA
- the LOC108814125 gene encoding PTI1-like tyrosine-protein kinase 3 isoform X1, with protein MYPNDPDYHRRGQTANDRSPGYFVRLDKPRAVDDLYIGKREKMRRWLCCACHVEEPYHTTENEHHINPKHHNGHNKNLEVSVRPDALNVPPAIDVPALSLDELKEKTDNFGSKALIGEGSYGRAYYATLSDGRAVAVKKLDNSAEPESNFEFLTQVSRVSKLQHENFVQLFGYCVEGNLRVLAYEFATMGSLHDILHGRKGVQGAQPGPTLDWNQRVRIAVDAARGLEYLHEKVQPAVIHRDVRSSNVLLFEDFKAKIADFNLSNQSPDMAARLHSTRVLGTFGYHAPEYAMTGSLTQKSDVYSFGVVLLELLTGRKPVDHTMPRGQQSLVTWAAPRLSEDKVKQCVDPKLNGDYPPKAVAKLAAVAALCVQYESEFRPNMSIVVKALQPLLKSSRSSTAAATPSQET; from the exons ATGTATCCTAATGATCCTGATTATCACCGCCGTGGTCAGACG GCGAACGATAGATCACCAGGCTACTTTGTTCGACTGGATAAACCAAGAGCTGTAGACGATCTCTATATAGGCAAAAGAGAAAAGATGCGTAGGTGGTTGTGCTGTGCTTGCCACGTCGAAGAGCCTTACCACACTACTGAAAACGAGCACCATATAAACCCTAAGCACCACAATG GGCACAATAAAAACCTAGAAGTTTCTGTGAGGCCTGATGCTTTAAACGTGCCTCCAGCTATTGACGTCCCTGCGTTGTCTTTGGATGAGCTGAAAGAAAAGACTGATAACTTTGGATCAAAGGCATTGATCGGTGAAGGATCATACGGAAGAGCCTACTACGCAACTTTGAGTGATGGCAGAGCTGTGGCTGTCAAGAAGCTTGATAACTCAGCTGAGCCTGAATCAAACTTCGAGTTCTTGACTCAAGTCTCTAGAGTTTCGAAGCTGCAGCATGAGAACTTTGTTCAGCTCTTTGGTTACTGCGTTGAAGGGAACCTCCGTGTTCTTGCGTACGAGTTTGCCACGATGGGGTCTTTACATGACATCTTACACGGGAGGAAAGGAGTCCAGGGAGCGCAGCCGGGTCCAACGCTTGATTGGAACCAACGGGTTAGAATAGCGGTTGATGCGGCTAGAGGACTTGAGTATTTACATGAGAAAGTTCAGCCTGCGGTTATACACAGGGATGTTAGGTCTAGCAATGTGCTTCTGTTTGAAGATTTCAAAGCCAAGATTGCTGATTTTAATCTGTCGAATCAGTCTCCTGATATGGCTGCTCGCCTTCATTCTACTAGAGTTTTGGGGACCTTTGGTTACCATGCGCCAGA GTATGCCATGACTGGTTCACTGACACAGAAGAGTGATGtgtatagttttggtgtagttcTTTTGGAGCTCTTGACTGGTAGAAAACCAGTTGATCATACTATGCCACGTGGTCAGCAAAGTCTTGTCACTTGG GCTGCACCAAGGCTGAGTGAAGACAAAGTGAAGCAATGCGTTGATCCAAAACTCAATGGAGATTATCCTCCTAAAGCAGTTGCAAAG CTCGCGGCTGTTGCAGCGTTGTGTGTGCAATACGAATCAGAGTTTAGGCCGAACATGAGCATTGTGGTAAAAGCTCTACAACCATTGTTGAAGTCATCAAGGTCATCAACAGCGGCTGCTACTCCATCCCAGGAAACTTGA